One region of Phragmites australis chromosome 18, lpPhrAust1.1, whole genome shotgun sequence genomic DNA includes:
- the LOC133898612 gene encoding ethylene-responsive transcription factor ERF017-like, producing MDDGAGASCGEGSPPPATGPERRYKGVRLRKWGRWVSEIRMPNSRERIWLGSYESAEKAARAFDAAAVCLRGSRAGSLNFPDSPPNVRHIPGALLTPEQIQAEATRHANLHASSVITAATTAASQEAAPTEGASNNMTTLSVPSIGGSGAAICAGDDALDWSFMDTLPLAPASSTGTNAELVRAMDDFMYGSPHPVLPPSEEAAVDMIDGDDDHTFISDDLWRF from the coding sequence ATGGATGACGGGGCTGGAGCAAGCTGCGGCGAGGGCTCGCCGCCACCGGCGACGGGGCCGGAGCGTCGTTACAAGGGCGTGCGTCTGCGGAAATGGGGCCGCTGGGTGTCGGAGATCCGGATGCCCAACAGCCGCGAGAGGATCTGGCTGGGCTCGTACGAGTCCGCCGAGAAGGCGGCGCGGGCGTTCGACGCGGCTGCGGTCTGCCTCCGCGGCTCCCGCGCCGGGTCGCTCAATTTCCCGGACTCCCCGCCCAACGTCCGGCACATCCCTGGCGCGCTGCTGACGCCTGAACAGATTCAGGCTGAGGCCACGAGGCACGCCAACCTTCATGCCAGTTCGGTCATTACGGCGGCGACAACTGCAGCGTCGCAGGAAGCGGCGCCCACGGAAGGAGCGAGCAATAACATGACGACCCTGTCTGTGCCGTCGATTGGCGGTAGTGGTGCTGCAATCTGCGCTGGTGACGACGCACTTGATTGGTCTTTCATGGATACATTGCCATTAGCTCCAGCGTCGTCGACGGGGACCAATGCCGAGCTCGTTCGAGCCATGGATGATTTCATGTACGGGTCCCCGCACCCAGTGCTGCCGCCGAGTGAAGAGGCAGCAGTGGATATGATTGACGGCGATGATGATCACACATTCATCTCAGACGACCTTTGGCGGTTCTGA